A window of Cyanobacterium sp. T60_A2020_053 contains these coding sequences:
- a CDS encoding glycosyltransferase: MRIALFTETFLPKVDGIVTRLKHTVEQLQKQGDEVLIFCPEGGMKEYKGAKINGIKGIPLPLYPELKLAIPNPSIRFALQRFKPDLIHVVNPAVLGVGGIYYAKKLNIPLVASYHTHLPQYLHHYNLGALEGLIWELLKLAHNQASLNLCTSTAMVNELENHGIERVDLWQKGVDTDKFHPSLASRAVREKLSQGNPDDPLLLYVGRVSAEKEIDKIKPVLESIPGARLAIVGNGPARSELEQLFADTNTNFVGYLHGEELGAAYASADAFIFPSSTETLGLVLLEAMAAGCPVIAARRGGIPDIVTDGVNGYMFDPSDASGAINATQHLLSMTEEREQLRQNARLEAEKWGWGAATAQLRNFYQGVVSPQSLPFVA; the protein is encoded by the coding sequence ATGCGTATTGCCCTTTTTACCGAAACATTTTTGCCCAAAGTAGATGGTATTGTCACCCGATTGAAACATACAGTAGAACAACTACAAAAACAAGGAGACGAAGTATTAATATTTTGTCCTGAAGGCGGAATGAAAGAGTATAAAGGCGCAAAAATTAACGGTATCAAAGGCATTCCCCTGCCCCTATACCCAGAGTTAAAACTAGCCATTCCTAACCCTTCCATTCGTTTTGCCCTACAAAGATTCAAACCCGACTTAATCCATGTGGTTAACCCCGCTGTGTTGGGAGTTGGAGGCATATATTACGCCAAAAAATTAAACATTCCCCTCGTGGCTTCCTACCATACCCATTTACCTCAATATTTGCATCATTACAACTTAGGGGCGCTGGAAGGTTTAATCTGGGAATTGCTAAAACTCGCTCACAATCAGGCTTCATTAAACCTCTGCACTTCCACTGCTATGGTGAATGAATTGGAAAATCACGGTATCGAAAGGGTGGATTTATGGCAAAAAGGAGTTGATACCGACAAATTTCACCCCAGTTTGGCTTCCCGTGCCGTGCGTGAAAAATTATCTCAAGGTAATCCAGATGATCCGCTATTATTATATGTCGGTCGAGTATCAGCAGAAAAAGAAATTGATAAAATTAAACCAGTGTTAGAAAGCATCCCCGGCGCGCGCCTCGCCATCGTGGGTAATGGACCTGCCCGAAGCGAATTAGAACAACTGTTCGCCGATACAAATACCAATTTTGTCGGCTATTTGCACGGGGAAGAATTAGGTGCGGCTTATGCCTCCGCCGATGCGTTTATTTTCCCTTCTTCTACCGAAACCCTTGGTTTAGTATTGTTAGAAGCGATGGCAGCCGGTTGCCCAGTGATAGCCGCGCGCCGGGGTGGTATTCCTGATATTGTCACCGATGGCGTTAATGGTTATATGTTTGATCCTAGTGATGCCAGTGGAGCGATTAACGCTACCCAACATTTATTATCCATGACAGAAGAAAGAGAACAATTAAGACAAAATGCTCGTTTAGAGGCTGAAAAATGGGGCTGGGGCGCTGCTACCGCTCAATTACGCAACTTTTATCAAGGGGTGGTATCCCCTCAATCTTTACCTTTTGTCGCTTAG
- the mtnC gene encoding acireductone synthase, with amino-acid sequence MIKAIITDIEGTTSSISFVKDTLFPYAYEKMADFIKVNIENKIVKNIIIQVAEEAHINPNNIELIISTLRQWINEDRKIAPLKDLQGLIWENGYSNGDFTAHIYEDAYEKLLYWHQKNIPLYVYSSGSVYAQKLFFAHTNYGNILHFFRDFFDTKIGNKKESQSYQKIIEKIAIPAPSIIFLSDIEAELNSAQEIGMKTILVDRENQIKNSHHHPIVKSFTEIDLKISNSDIV; translated from the coding sequence ATGATTAAAGCAATAATTACAGATATTGAAGGCACAACCAGTTCTATTTCTTTTGTTAAAGATACCTTATTTCCCTATGCTTATGAAAAAATGGCAGATTTTATTAAAGTAAATATTGAGAATAAAATAGTAAAAAATATTATCATTCAAGTAGCGGAAGAAGCTCACATCAACCCCAATAATATAGAATTAATTATTAGCACATTAAGACAATGGATTAACGAAGATCGTAAAATAGCGCCCCTCAAAGATTTACAAGGTCTAATTTGGGAAAATGGTTATAGCAATGGTGATTTTACTGCTCATATTTACGAAGATGCTTACGAAAAACTATTATATTGGCATCAAAAAAACATCCCTCTTTATGTGTATTCTTCTGGCTCTGTTTATGCACAAAAACTCTTTTTTGCCCATACTAACTACGGAAATATTTTACATTTTTTTAGAGATTTTTTTGATACAAAAATAGGGAATAAAAAAGAATCTCAATCTTATCAAAAAATAATAGAAAAAATTGCTATTCCAGCGCCCTCCATCATATTTTTATCAGATATAGAAGCAGAATTAAACTCAGCACAAGAAATAGGCATGAAGACAATATTAGTAGATAGAGAAAATCAAATTAAAAATAGCCATCACCACCCCATAGTAAAAAGTTTTACCGAAATTGACCTAAAAATCAGCAACAGTGATATAGTTTAA
- a CDS encoding FAD-dependent monooxygenase has product MTKEIIIIGAGIAGLTLARALQSKGIGFQIYEQANSFEALGYGIQVSPNVVRVLQQLDLEKQLKAISHRCFGFQLRSFSGDNNIASWQLNQDTPYYQCRRADLHELLFNSIEDKSRIHFSQKLAEYEQKGENLSFSLANNPEKYPAQALIGADGAHSTLRMSLFPDYKPIYAGYFAFRSILPFTEKYRSLWGKATVWMGENHHVVAYPNDNQQLGQCWLNLVLVVKEERWQEEGWALEADKQEIIARFGNKSALLDDILTDLLNTSEKCYKWGLFTHQPLPFWSKGKITLLGDASHPMLPFQAQGAGMAIEDAYCLAHFISEEKNIEIAFCKYQQLRQERATKVQQTSRKNAEIFHASGLKAMARNLALNTVSKINPSLINLKTAWIYDYDITKILR; this is encoded by the coding sequence ATGACTAAGGAAATTATTATTATCGGGGCAGGAATTGCCGGTTTGACTTTGGCGCGCGCCTTACAATCAAAAGGAATTGGTTTTCAAATTTATGAACAAGCTAATTCTTTTGAAGCGCTGGGTTATGGGATACAGGTTAGCCCTAATGTGGTCAGAGTTTTGCAACAGTTGGATTTAGAAAAACAGTTAAAAGCTATATCTCACCGTTGTTTTGGATTTCAATTACGTTCTTTTTCTGGGGATAACAATATCGCATCTTGGCAGTTAAATCAAGATACTCCTTATTATCAATGTCGCCGCGCTGATTTACATGAGTTATTGTTTAATTCCATTGAAGATAAAAGTCGTATTCATTTCTCCCAAAAATTAGCAGAATATGAGCAAAAGGGAGAAAATTTATCTTTTTCTCTTGCTAATAATCCTGAAAAATATCCGGCTCAGGCTCTCATCGGTGCGGATGGAGCGCACTCCACCCTAAGAATGTCTCTATTCCCTGATTATAAGCCCATCTATGCTGGTTATTTTGCATTTAGGTCAATTTTGCCATTTACCGAGAAATATCGCTCTTTATGGGGCAAAGCTACGGTATGGATGGGAGAAAATCATCATGTGGTGGCATATCCTAATGATAATCAGCAGTTGGGGCAATGTTGGTTAAATTTGGTGTTGGTGGTGAAAGAGGAAAGATGGCAAGAGGAGGGATGGGCGCTGGAAGCTGATAAGCAGGAGATAATCGCCCGTTTTGGCAATAAATCGGCTTTATTAGATGACATTCTGACGGATTTGCTCAATACTTCCGAAAAATGCTACAAATGGGGTTTATTTACCCATCAACCGTTGCCATTTTGGTCAAAAGGTAAAATAACTCTATTGGGTGACGCTTCTCATCCGATGTTACCGTTTCAGGCGCAGGGCGCTGGAATGGCTATAGAAGATGCTTACTGTTTAGCTCATTTTATCAGTGAGGAAAAAAATATAGAAATTGCGTTTTGTAAATATCAACAATTAAGACAAGAAAGAGCAACAAAAGTTCAACAAACTTCGAGAAAAAATGCTGAGATATTTCACGCTTCGGGCTTAAAAGCGATGGCTCGTAATTTAGCATTAAACACTGTTAGTAAGATTAATCCTAGTTTAATTAATCTGAAAACAGCTTGGATTTATGATTATGATATTACTAAGATTTTAAGATAG
- a CDS encoding DUF1350 family protein yields the protein MEWQEKNGNWLLIPTQPIGIIHFLGGAFVATAPQLTYRWLLEKLASQGYVIIATPFINTLDHKSIALSVLNKFENIMQTLGGNTGIDVNYLPIYGIGHSMGCKLHLLINSLFGLERAGNILISFNNYPLQKAIPFMDQILPSLTNNLKNNWQIDPNLQFEFTPSPEETTTLVKENYSTRRNLLVKFDNDNIDQTLILEPILQQLSPNLTTILKLKGNHLTPLGQDIDWQVGEVFTPFDAVGQWVKQNLSKDLYTLEKEISRWLNPVASFNTYS from the coding sequence ATGGAATGGCAAGAAAAAAACGGTAACTGGTTGTTAATCCCCACCCAACCAATAGGAATCATCCACTTTTTAGGCGGTGCATTTGTTGCTACAGCGCCCCAACTCACCTATCGATGGTTACTGGAAAAACTCGCATCTCAGGGTTATGTTATTATTGCCACTCCATTTATTAATACCTTAGATCATAAATCTATTGCCCTGAGTGTATTAAACAAATTTGAAAATATCATGCAAACCTTAGGGGGAAACACTGGCATAGATGTCAATTACTTACCAATCTATGGTATCGGTCATAGTATGGGATGTAAACTTCACCTACTTATTAATAGCCTATTTGGACTAGAACGAGCCGGAAATATTTTGATTTCTTTTAATAACTATCCCCTACAAAAAGCAATTCCTTTCATGGATCAAATTTTGCCATCATTAACGAATAATTTAAAAAATAATTGGCAAATCGATCCTAACTTACAATTTGAATTTACCCCTTCTCCCGAAGAAACCACCACCCTAGTTAAAGAAAATTATTCAACTCGGCGCAATTTGCTAGTTAAATTTGATAACGATAACATTGACCAAACTTTGATATTAGAACCAATATTACAACAACTTTCTCCCAATTTAACTACCATATTAAAGCTAAAGGGAAATCATCTTACCCCTTTAGGTCAAGATATAGATTGGCAAGTAGGGGAAGTTTTTACTCCCTTCGATGCAGTCGGGCAATGGGTAAAACAAAATTTATCGAAAGATTTATATACTTTAGAAAAGGAAATTTCTCGTTGGTTAAATCCGGTTGCTTCGTTTAACACTTACTCTTGA
- a CDS encoding type II toxin-antitoxin system HicB family antitoxin, with amino-acid sequence MKYKYTAKYTKIPSGYMAQIMEWQEVITEGKSLTECRFLLEDALKEMILAYQQLGKPIPLSDTVF; translated from the coding sequence ATGAAATACAAATACACAGCAAAATATACCAAAATTCCGTCAGGATATATGGCACAAATTATGGAATGGCAAGAAGTCATCACGGAGGGCAAAAGTCTTACTGAATGTCGTTTTTTACTTGAAGATGCCTTGAAGGAAATGATTTTAGCTTATCAACAACTAGGGAAACCCATTCCTTTAAGTGACACAGTATTTTAG